TCGATTCCAAGATCATGCGCCACTTCTATCGCTGCTCGTCCCGATAACACCAGCGATACGGCGTTGTCCTTGAATTCTTTCGTATACTTTCGTCTTTGACTCATTGTTCTCATTTTATGCATTGTTTAGCACAACATGTCTCCCATTTTTCGGGGCAGGCTCAGTTCGTGGGAAGATCCTGATCGTCCTCAATGCCCCTGAACCAATGCAGGCTTATTATACGGACGTAACGCCTGCGCTGAAAGGCCGGGCCATGTTCGTCAAAGCGGAGCCAGGTAGCCCCGAGGCTGCCGTGGTCGTTTCAAATGATCCGATGGCGGAAAAAACCCAAGACTGGATTCGAAGAGGATATTTGGTTCGCACCCGGGCAGACAACGCGACAAAGGAAGCGGCAGCCAATGACACAAGCAATCGGGATGCAGCTTTTGCTTCAGGCAGCCACATTATAACCACTGACTTCCCGTCACCGACTCCGCACCCTAAGACTGGTTACGTTGTTGCCTTACCCAATGGTAAATCGTGGCGCCCTAATCCGATAACATCCGAGGAAGGCACGAACTAAGACGCGGACTTATCCGAACTTCCAAAGAGATAGTCGACAACCATTGGGTGGATTATCAACCTTAGAAAGGTATTTCCAATTGTAACATTGAGTATTACCACTCATCGCATGAAAACTATTACAATCAAAGTATCGGAGGAGCTCGACGCACGTTTGACCCTACGCGCAAAGCGGAGAGGCGTTTCCAAATCGGAAATAGCCAGAGAGGCGATTCGCCGAGATCTTGAGACGAATGAGTCGGGAGAAGTGAAGGAAGAGCCCTCGGCCTACGATATAATGAAAGGCGGCTGTGGAATTATTGACAGTGGAGTTACTGACCTCGCCACAAACCCTAAGCACATGGAAGGATTTGGTCAGTGAATAAAACCATCATTTTAGACACGGGTCCGCTGGTAGCTTTTCTGGACCGTCGGGAGCAACATCACGCCCAAGTTAATCAATTTTTCAAAGAGCAAACACTCCCTTTTGCAACCTGCGAGCCGGTCATAAAAGAAGCCTGTTTTATCCTTGGGCACATGCCGCAAGCAATACAACAGATTGGCCGCTGGATCAGTGAAGGAGTTATAAAAATAGATTTCAGTTTATCGCATGATAACCAGCAGGTATTTGGCTTGATGAAGAAGTACAGAGACCTTCCCATGTCGCTAGCGGATGCCTGTCTTGTGACTATGTGCAAACTCCAATCAAATTGCAGAATATTTACGCTCGATAGTCATTTCCACATATACAGAACCTCCACTCGAAAGATCATCAAGACAATCGGTCTCGGTTAAAAAATCGTTGGGAATAAGTAAGTTAATAAAATGTGGGTAAATGATACTTGCCGATCCAAGATGATAGACAAAGGTAGCACCACCGAGAGTGTTCCCAAACTCACTCGCCTATCCAACCCATGTCCGACTCAAGCCAAGATTTTGCCCACCTGCATTTGCACACTGACTATAGTTTGCTCGACGGGGCATGCCGTATAGATCGCTTGGCCGCGCGCGCGAAAGAGTTGGGAATGTCTTCGGTGGCAATGACGGACCACGGCAATTTGTTTGGTGCGATCGATTTTTATCGAAAGATGAAGAAGGCCGAAGTGAAACCGATCATCGGTTGCGAGATTTACCTGGTACATGATCACAACATGTTCGAGAAGCCCCGGCGCGAGAGAAAACGAACCGATGATATTGGAGATTTGCCGGAGAATCATCAATTGCAGCCGGAGGATTTTCCGAAGCACCAAATCCACCACAAGACGATTCTGGCAAAAGATTATGAAGGGTATCAGAACCTGTCGAAATTGGTCTCAAAGGCGCATACGGAAGGTCAGTACTACCGACCGCGCATCGACATGGAGCACCTCGCCAAATACAGTAAGGGTCTGATTGGTTTGAGTGGCTGCATCAATGGAGTGGCCTCCCAGCATCTGCTTTATAACAACTACGAAATGGCCCAAAAGGTAACGGCCGACTTCATTGATATTTTCGGGAAGGAGAACTATTTCATAGAAGTCCAAGACCACGGACTCTCTTTCCAGAAGAAAATTATTCCCGGGCTGTTGAAACTGGCCAAAGAGTTTGATCTGAAGGTGGTGGCAGCGAATGACGTCCACTATGTCAATAAGGGCGATTGGGAACCGCATGATGCACTGTTGTGTATTCAGACGGGGAAAAAACTCTCGGACGAACAACGCATGAAGTACCCGTCGCAGGAATTTTTCCTGAAAAGCCGGGAGGAAATGCTAAAGGTCTTTCATGAAATTCCCGAGACTTTGGACAACACCCTGCACGTGGCCGAGATGTGCAATCTTGATATTCCATTTGGAGTAAATCACTACCCGGTATTTGAGAAGCCGCTTGAAGTCTCCTACCACAATGATCCGGACAACTTCGATCGCATCCTGGACATTTATGTCTCGGAAAAAGAGCGGGTTAATAAGCAAAATGGCATCGTTGAGTCAGCGGCCATTGATAAGAAAACGAGGCAGGAGTACCGTAAGAACGGTTTGTTTCTCTTTGATCTTTGCAAACAAGGCCTGAAAGAGCGTTACGCTGTTGATTATGATGAGATCCGGTCATCGGATGAAATAAGGCCATCAACGGCGGACGAAGGGAAAGGAATACCGCCCGAGCCTGGCTCGCCCGGATTCAGAAGATTTCTGTGCTCAAAACTCGAATACGAGCTGTCCATCATCATGGGCACAGGATTCATCGACTACTTTCTCATTGTGTGGGATTTTATCGACTGGGCGCGGAAACAAAAAATTCCCGTGGGGCCAGGGCGTGGCTCGGGAGCCGGAAGTCTGGTTTCCTATGTAATGAAAATCACGGATATAGAACCACTGCGCTTTGGTTTACTCTTCGAACGCATGTTGAATCTTGAGCGTGTTTCACCTCCGGACTTCGACGTGGACTTTTGCATGCGCAGGAGAGACGAAGTTGTCAGCTACGTCAGGGATAAATACGGCGCTGACGCGGTTGCGAATATCATCACTTTCGGAACATTTGGTGCGAAAATGGTAATACGGGATTTGGCGCGTGTGAATGACGTACCATACGCGGAAGCAGATCGAATCGCTAAAATGATTCCTGATGAGTTGAATATTTCACTCACAGACTCGATCGCCAAATCAGGCGAGCTCCAAGCGGAAATCCGGGGGAATCCGATCGCGGGCAAGATTGTTAATCACGGACAAGTGATTGAAGGAATGGTTCGTAATACAGGTAAACACGCTTGCGGAGTCATCATCGGCGATCGCCCGATAAGAGACCTGGTTCCCGTAACGTTACAGGAGGGAGATTTGACAACTCAATTCCCCAAAGGACCGGTGGAAGATCTGGGACTCTTGAAAATGGATTTCCTTGGGTTGAAAACACTGACAGTCATTGCGGATGCACAAGAAAATGTCCAAAAGACACGCAACCTTCCTGACTTCGACGTCGAAAAAGTAACGATTGAAGATGCCAAGACATTTGACCTTCTCAACAGCGGAAAAACAACCGGAGTCTTTCAGCTTGAATCTGGCGGGATGCAATCACTTTGCAGGCAAATTGGCCTAAGCTCGTTTGGGGAGATCATTGCGTTAATTGCGCTCTATCGACCAGGACCGATGCAGTTCATACCTCAATTTATTGAAGGGAAAAAAGACCCATCCACTGTTAAAGTGCCTCATAAGCTCCTGAAGGAGTTGGTGGGAGAAACCTACGGTGTGCTTGTGTATCAGGAGCAGGTGATGGAAGCGGCAAGAATCATTGCCGGCTATACGCTTGGTGACGCGGATATTTTACGCCGGGCCATGGGTAAGAAAATCAAGTCTGTCATGGATGCGCAGAAGGAAATTTTTGTCGAGGGTGCTCGTGTGCACAACGGGATAGTCAAGAAAACCGCGCTCGATATTTTCGGCATTCTGGAAAAATTTGCCCAATACGGATTCAACAAATCCCACTCAGCCGCTTACGCGATGCTGAGTTATCGCACCGCCTATTTGAAAGCCAACTACCCGGTGGAATTCATGGCGGCCATCCTCTCGAATGAATTGGGAAATTCAGACAAGGTGGCCCATTTCGTAAATGAATGCGGGGCCATGAAGATCTCGGTACTAGGGCCCGATGTTAACATTTCGCGCGAAAACTTTACTCCGGTCATTGATCCGGAAACCGGAGAGGCAATTATTCGTTTCGGCATGGCAGCTATCAAAGGCGTCGGTGATGCTGCTTCTCAAAAAATCCTGGAGGAACGAAAAGCCAATGGGCCGTTTATAGATTTTGAAGATTTTATTAGCCGGCTCGATGGGAAGACGGTAAATCGCCGTGTATTGGAGTGCTTAATAAAATCCGGCGGGTTCGACAGCACCGGCGAAAGCCGCCTAAAGCTGTTGGAAGGTCTGGATGCTGCAATCAGCTCGGCCGCTGAACAGCAACGCGATCGGGAACGTGGCCAGGAGTCATTCCTGGATATGCTGGCCGAGCCAGCTCAAAAAAAGAGGCGAACAAAAAACGACGGTGGAAAAAGAAAGCAGAAAGGAGCACAAATGCCGTTGGCGGAAAAGCTCCGGTATGAGAATGAGCTCCTCGGGTTTTATGTGTCGGGGCATCCGATGAATGAATTTAACGGCCTGGCTCAGGCGATAACCAATTTCGATCCGGATAAGGCGGATGAATTGAAGGATCGGAGCCCATTCCGATTTTGTGGCGTCGTCTCAAATGTAACGAAAAAGCTCTCACGCAAAGACAATCGCCCCTGGGCATTTTTCAATATTTCTACCAAAACCCACAGCTTTCAAATGAACATGTATTCGGAATGTTTCGAGGAGTGCGGGCATCAATTGGAAGACGGAAAGAGCTTGATGGTAACGGGAACCGTCATGAATCGTGAAGGCGATGATTTACGGTTCAGCGTGCGGGAGGTTTCACATTTACGAGCGTCTATTCCCGGGATGATAAAGGAGATTCATTGGGTGCTGGATCCCAATAATCAGGCCGAAGAATTCTTAACCCAGCTCCGTGAGGACCTTGATACCAGGCAGGGAGGCTCAACCAGAGTTCAATTAGGAATGATGGTTGAAAAGAATCGGGTGCTGTGGAGCGAGATCGCCCCTTCGCTAACCTGGGATGTCGATCCAGCCACATTTTCCCAGTTGAAAAACCATCCTTCGGTCCTTACGGTGTTTATCCAAACTTCACCCGTTCAGGAGTTTGAACAACTCAAACCCTGGATGAGAAAGAATGGAAATTGAGTATGTCCTTAATTGAAA
This portion of the Verrucomicrobiota bacterium genome encodes:
- the dnaE gene encoding DNA polymerase III subunit alpha, whose amino-acid sequence is MSDSSQDFAHLHLHTDYSLLDGACRIDRLAARAKELGMSSVAMTDHGNLFGAIDFYRKMKKAEVKPIIGCEIYLVHDHNMFEKPRRERKRTDDIGDLPENHQLQPEDFPKHQIHHKTILAKDYEGYQNLSKLVSKAHTEGQYYRPRIDMEHLAKYSKGLIGLSGCINGVASQHLLYNNYEMAQKVTADFIDIFGKENYFIEVQDHGLSFQKKIIPGLLKLAKEFDLKVVAANDVHYVNKGDWEPHDALLCIQTGKKLSDEQRMKYPSQEFFLKSREEMLKVFHEIPETLDNTLHVAEMCNLDIPFGVNHYPVFEKPLEVSYHNDPDNFDRILDIYVSEKERVNKQNGIVESAAIDKKTRQEYRKNGLFLFDLCKQGLKERYAVDYDEIRSSDEIRPSTADEGKGIPPEPGSPGFRRFLCSKLEYELSIIMGTGFIDYFLIVWDFIDWARKQKIPVGPGRGSGAGSLVSYVMKITDIEPLRFGLLFERMLNLERVSPPDFDVDFCMRRRDEVVSYVRDKYGADAVANIITFGTFGAKMVIRDLARVNDVPYAEADRIAKMIPDELNISLTDSIAKSGELQAEIRGNPIAGKIVNHGQVIEGMVRNTGKHACGVIIGDRPIRDLVPVTLQEGDLTTQFPKGPVEDLGLLKMDFLGLKTLTVIADAQENVQKTRNLPDFDVEKVTIEDAKTFDLLNSGKTTGVFQLESGGMQSLCRQIGLSSFGEIIALIALYRPGPMQFIPQFIEGKKDPSTVKVPHKLLKELVGETYGVLVYQEQVMEAARIIAGYTLGDADILRRAMGKKIKSVMDAQKEIFVEGARVHNGIVKKTALDIFGILEKFAQYGFNKSHSAAYAMLSYRTAYLKANYPVEFMAAILSNELGNSDKVAHFVNECGAMKISVLGPDVNISRENFTPVIDPETGEAIIRFGMAAIKGVGDAASQKILEERKANGPFIDFEDFISRLDGKTVNRRVLECLIKSGGFDSTGESRLKLLEGLDAAISSAAEQQRDRERGQESFLDMLAEPAQKKRRTKNDGGKRKQKGAQMPLAEKLRYENELLGFYVSGHPMNEFNGLAQAITNFDPDKADELKDRSPFRFCGVVSNVTKKLSRKDNRPWAFFNISTKTHSFQMNMYSECFEECGHQLEDGKSLMVTGTVMNREGDDLRFSVREVSHLRASIPGMIKEIHWVLDPNNQAEEFLTQLREDLDTRQGGSTRVQLGMMVEKNRVLWSEIAPSLTWDVDPATFSQLKNHPSVLTVFIQTSPVQEFEQLKPWMRKNGN
- a CDS encoding transposase, which gives rise to MSQRRKYTKEFKDNAVSLVLSGRAAIEVAHDLGI
- a CDS encoding Ca2+-dependent phosphoinositide-specific phospholipase C; this encodes MFSTTCLPFFGAGSVRGKILIVLNAPEPMQAYYTDVTPALKGRAMFVKAEPGSPEAAVVVSNDPMAEKTQDWIRRGYLVRTRADNATKEAAANDTSNRDAAFASGSHIITTDFPSPTPHPKTGYVVALPNGKSWRPNPITSEEGTN
- a CDS encoding ribbon-helix-helix domain-containing protein → MKTITIKVSEELDARLTLRAKRRGVSKSEIAREAIRRDLETNESGEVKEEPSAYDIMKGGCGIIDSGVTDLATNPKHMEGFGQ
- a CDS encoding PIN domain-containing protein; translated protein: MNKTIILDTGPLVAFLDRREQHHAQVNQFFKEQTLPFATCEPVIKEACFILGHMPQAIQQIGRWISEGVIKIDFSLSHDNQQVFGLMKKYRDLPMSLADACLVTMCKLQSNCRIFTLDSHFHIYRTSTRKIIKTIGLG